From the Peromyscus leucopus breed LL Stock chromosome 8b, UCI_PerLeu_2.1, whole genome shotgun sequence genome, one window contains:
- the Uts2r gene encoding urotensin-2 receptor translates to MALSLESTTSFPMLAMSADTVSELPGGPNVSLNSSWTGLPDHSSLQDLVATGAIGAVLSTMGVVGMVGNVYTLVVMCRFLHASASMYVYVVNLALADLLYLLSIPFIVATYVAKDWHFGDVGCRVLFSLDFLTMHASIFTLTIMSSERYAAILRPLDTVQRSKGYRKLLALGTWLLALLLTLPMMLAIRLVHRGPKSLCLPAWSHHAHRIYLTLLFGTSIVGPGLVIGLLYARLARAYWLSQQASFKQTRRLPNPRVLYLIFGIVLLFWACFLPFWLWQLLAQYHEAMPLAPQTARIVNYLTTCLTYGNSCINPFLYTLLTKNYREYLRGRQRSLGSSCRGPGSAGSFLPSRVHLQQNSGSSLSSNSQQTRETLMLSPVPPSGAFV, encoded by the coding sequence ATGGCGCTGAGCCTGGAGTCTACAACCAGCTTTCCCATGCTGGCCATGTCAGCAGACACTGTGTCTGAGTTGCCTGGTGGCCCCAATGTGTCCCTCAACAGTTCCTGGACTGGCCTACCAGATCACAGCTCCTTGCAAGACCTGGTGGCCACGGGTGCCATTGGGGCAGTGCTCTCAACCATGGGTGTGGTGGGCATGGTGGGAAATGTATACACTCTGGTAGTCATGTGCCGATTCCTGCATGCCTcagcctccatgtatgtctatgtggtCAACCTGGCACTGGCTGACCTGCTGTACCTGTTGAGCATTCCCTTCATTGTGGCCACCTATGTCGCTAAGGACTGGCACTTTGGAGATGTGGGCTGCCGCGTTCTCTTTAGCCTGGACTTCCTGACCATGCATGCCAGCATCTTCACTCTGACTATAATGAGCAGCGAGCGCTACGCAGCGATCCTGAGGCCTCTGGACACGGTACAGCGCTCCAAGGGTTACCGTAAGCTGCTGGCACTGGGCACCTGGTTGCTGGCACTGCTGCTGACTTTACCCATGATGCTTGCCATCCGACTGGTGCATAGGGGCCCCAAGAGCCTCTGCCTGCCGGCCTGGAGCCATCACGCCCACCGTATTTACCTGACCCTGCTCTTTGGGACCAGCATTGTGGGGCCTGGCCTGGTCATTGGGCTGCTCTACGCTCGCCTGGCCAGGGCCTACTGGTTATCTCAGCAAGCCTCTTTCAAGCAGACGCGCCGGCTGCCCAACCCCAGGGTGCTCTACCTCATCTTTGGCATTGTCCTTCTCTTCTGGGCCTGCTTCCTACCCTTTTGGCTGTGGCAGCTGCTGGCCCAGTACCACGAGGCCATGCCACTGGCACCCCAGACTGCACGCATTGTCAACTACCTGACCACTTGCCTCACTTATGGCAACAGCTGCATCAATCCCTTCCTCTATACACTGCTCACCAAGAACTATCGTGAGTACCTTCGCGGCCGCCAGCGGTCGCTGGGTAGTAGCTGCCGTGGCCCAGGGAGTGCAGGCAGCTTCCTGCCCAGCCGAGTCCACCTCCAGCAGAACTCAGGCAGCTCGCTGTCCTCCAACAGCCAGCAGACCAGAGAGACCCTCATGCTGTCCCCAGTTCCCCCTAGTGGGGCCTTTGTCTGA
- the LOC114703951 gene encoding testis-expressed protein 19.2-like, with product MCPPVSVYHADKGMSQLCEAWLYQLVHEDQVMICFACFKAGFLLVKYKVEMGEWEEENWDAESVELSEAGSEPEECMELEPALLQSQESCPQTDSERRGSEILTPSPVAMEPQPVPTELGPQEAVPLDLDPEDTEWTQAFHWRLDIFEYCHHELLIPPMSWWDVFNEGPFPGQPVLLELSHIWPMDPWEAESWLIDLNFFLLLNSFDAIWYLMSMTPLWAVRTRVKRWLVLLDPGEVTLVQLQNAPEQQDLNRWKLSILESSDPEVELVPADYSLRKGGFKVHSYLPWHNSTPEAWSREPGEGLPVREVPLDWSPSDSSDPSDLSDPSDPSDPDFLDLE from the coding sequence ATGTGTCCCCCAGTCAGCGTTTACCATGCAGACAAGGGCATGTCCCAGCTCTGTGAGGCCTGGCTCTACCAGCTTGTCCACGAAGACCAGGTGATGATTTGCTTTGCTTGCTTCAAGGCAGGTTTTCTGTTAGTTAAATACAAGGTAGAGATGGGAGAGTGGGAAGAGGAAAATTGGGATGCTGAGTCCGTGGAACTCTCGGAGGCAGGATCTGAGCCGGAGGAGTGCATGGAGTTGGAACCTGCCTTGCTACAGAGCCAGGAATCTTGTCCACAGACTGACTCTGAACGTAGAGGGTCTGAGATCCTGACACCAAGCCCTGTAGCAATGGAACCCCAGCCTGTGCCCACTGAGCTGGGGCCTCAGGAAGCTGTACCCCTGGACCTGGACCCCGAGGATACTGAATGGACCCAGGCCTTTCACTGGAGGTTAGATATCTTTGAATACTGCCACCACGAGCTCCTCATCCCTCCTATGTCCTGGTGGGATGTTTTCAATGAAGGCCCATTTCCTGGGCAACCTGTATTGTTGGAGTTGAGCCACATCTGGCCCATGGATCCATGGGAAGCAGAATCCTGGTTGATAGACCTGAATTTCTTCTTACTGCTGAATAGTTTTGATGCCATCTGGTACCTGATGTCAATGACTCCTCTCTGGGCAGTGAGGACCCGGGTTAAGCGCTGGCTGGTGTTGCTGGATCCTGGTGAGGTGACGCTGGTCCAGCTACAGAATGCACCTGAACAGCAGGACCTGAACCGCTGGAAGCTGAGCATCCTGGAGTCCTCAGATCCGGAGGTGGAGCTGGTGCCCGCTGACTACAGCCTGCGGAAGGGAGGCTTCAAGGTGCACTCCTACCTGCCCTGGCACAATAGCACCCCGGAGGCCTGGAGCAGGGAACCAGGGGAGGGGCTCCCTGTCAGAGAAGTTCCACTTGATTGGAGCCCGAGTGACTCGAGTGACCCGAGTGACCTGAGTGACCCGAGTGACCCGAGTGACCCGGACTTCCTCGATCTCGAATAA